The following are encoded together in the Desulfofundulus luciae genome:
- a CDS encoding MBL fold metallo-hydrolase, which produces MKPFKICDGLYQIGGPEITAPEDCCVYLLDGGGELAIIDAGLGRSAPDLIGNLKKLALDPASVKYLVATHGHIDHTGGLAYLKEKLQAKVVAHEHELPAMEGKNVSLTAASYYGVKYRPVAVDVVLRGEEETLDLGGLKLVFLHTPGHTPGGISPYVDLGGKRILFGQDIHGPFHPAWGSDLAAWEQSMRRLLALKPDILCEGHFGIYQPYEKVRQYIESYLQRYREKAYFLANGLNVSQYHFVHGGFQGGSV; this is translated from the coding sequence GTGAAACCGTTTAAAATTTGCGACGGCCTTTACCAGATCGGCGGTCCGGAAATCACCGCCCCGGAGGATTGCTGCGTTTACCTTCTCGACGGGGGCGGTGAGCTGGCCATAATCGATGCCGGATTGGGCCGCAGTGCCCCCGACCTGATCGGCAACCTAAAGAAGCTTGCCCTTGACCCTGCTTCAGTGAAATATCTGGTGGCGACGCACGGCCACATTGACCATACGGGAGGGCTGGCCTATCTTAAGGAAAAATTACAGGCCAAAGTGGTGGCCCACGAGCATGAACTCCCGGCAATGGAAGGGAAAAATGTCTCGCTGACCGCGGCAAGTTATTACGGCGTGAAATACAGGCCGGTGGCGGTGGACGTTGTTCTCCGGGGCGAAGAAGAAACCCTGGATCTGGGGGGTCTTAAACTTGTCTTTCTCCATACACCCGGCCACACTCCCGGAGGAATTTCCCCTTACGTTGACCTCGGAGGGAAAAGGATTCTTTTCGGACAGGACATCCACGGTCCGTTTCATCCCGCTTGGGGTTCGGATCTGGCCGCCTGGGAACAATCGATGCGAAGGCTTTTGGCTCTTAAGCCAGATATCCTCTGCGAGGGGCATTTCGGGATTTATCAACCTTATGAAAAGGTCAGGCAGTACATCGAAAGCTACCTGCAACGCTATCGGGAAAAAGCGTATTTTTTGGCCAACGGATTAAATGTTTCACAGTATCATTTTGTCCACGGCGGCTTCCAGGGTGGATCAGTTTGA
- a CDS encoding LCP family protein: MNSRKLLWYAFLAVFTLLIFLNTATEAHAEQQQPGNPQDKQNQTTATENVLIFWTDGPKLKAVTLMAVTPRKKPVGIVSIPINTRIHDIRGVKTLEELYHKTGREGTTAYLEKRFGIPINHYVDISQATLTRTSEALGPVEMAGKQTSLLEVFEGTYTSQRMDLQAEIRALAARLIEPAVLIKLPRLLWIFTSGVETNLGMGHILTLYQALQGNGPEILRKQALPGRDYFVGPARYREVAPDAWNRVLREVTCT, encoded by the coding sequence TTGAATTCCCGGAAGTTGTTGTGGTACGCCTTTCTTGCAGTGTTTACCTTACTTATTTTTTTAAACACGGCTACTGAAGCCCATGCAGAACAACAGCAACCCGGCAACCCGCAAGACAAACAAAACCAGACGACCGCGACGGAAAACGTCCTCATTTTCTGGACCGACGGTCCAAAATTAAAGGCCGTTACCCTGATGGCCGTCACCCCGCGCAAGAAACCGGTGGGCATTGTCTCCATCCCCATAAACACCCGCATCCATGACATCCGGGGCGTGAAAACACTGGAGGAACTCTACCATAAAACGGGACGTGAAGGGACGACGGCATACCTGGAAAAACGCTTCGGCATACCCATTAACCATTACGTGGATATCAGCCAGGCTACCCTGACCCGCACCAGCGAGGCGCTGGGGCCGGTGGAGATGGCCGGCAAACAAACTTCTTTGCTGGAGGTATTTGAGGGGACTTACACCAGCCAGCGCATGGACCTGCAAGCAGAAATCCGGGCCCTGGCGGCAAGACTGATTGAACCGGCCGTACTGATCAAACTGCCGCGCCTTTTGTGGATTTTTACCAGCGGGGTGGAGACAAACCTGGGTATGGGCCATATCCTGACCCTTTACCAGGCCCTGCAGGGGAACGGCCCGGAAATCCTGCGCAAACAGGCCCTCCCCGGGCGGGACTATTTTGTCGGCCCCGCCAGGTACCGCGAGGTAGCCCCGGATGCCTGGAACCGGGTACTGCGGGAAGTCACCTGCACTTAA
- a CDS encoding amidase domain-containing protein translates to MLLRKIVLPLIIISMTGILGASNCPAAGSPVSKKELETTVKQIFETRARAIITGADPAPVLACYDTGARLGRWALAHEEHKLNFVQQWAKKRGLRFIEAKPSIHITWFRVRGDTAEFIVHQTLQLGYVYPKDPAVNRFGIGTRHWMELVKRDGKWLIRKDFYTDGLGDDTLVPKPTPADGAACIGAVVKSSPAKNYSPGIFDREGAARYADKYAGLAWGAGNNHKYNPRYRDLNGNGGDCTNFVSQCLGDQEGGRLPMDGTWYYRYDRNGGSGSRAWVQTEAFASWLLYSGHARRIARGTFPELNQPGVKFPRGAVRELQKGDVIGYEEKGRIEHFAIVVGTDSRGYPVVDAHTVDRYHCPWDMGWDKKTVFHLFRINDGSQQLSRARKEKLGISRRTYPP, encoded by the coding sequence ATGTTATTGCGCAAAATTGTTTTACCACTAATAATTATCAGCATGACCGGCATTCTTGGAGCTTCAAATTGCCCAGCCGCCGGCTCGCCCGTCTCAAAAAAGGAATTGGAAACCACGGTGAAGCAAATTTTTGAAACCCGCGCCCGGGCCATTATTACCGGAGCCGATCCCGCCCCGGTCCTGGCCTGCTACGATACCGGGGCCAGGCTGGGGCGCTGGGCCCTTGCCCATGAGGAACACAAGCTGAATTTTGTACAGCAGTGGGCTAAAAAGCGGGGGTTGCGGTTCATTGAAGCAAAACCATCAATACACATCACCTGGTTCCGTGTTCGTGGAGATACCGCCGAATTTATTGTCCACCAGACCCTTCAGCTGGGGTACGTTTACCCCAAAGATCCTGCCGTCAACCGCTTTGGCATCGGCACCCGGCATTGGATGGAGCTGGTAAAAAGGGACGGAAAGTGGCTTATCCGGAAGGACTTTTATACCGACGGGCTGGGTGACGACACCCTGGTACCTAAACCCACGCCCGCAGACGGCGCCGCCTGTATAGGAGCGGTGGTAAAATCCTCCCCCGCAAAGAACTATTCCCCCGGTATTTTCGACCGGGAGGGGGCGGCCCGGTACGCGGATAAATACGCCGGCCTGGCCTGGGGAGCCGGCAACAATCACAAATACAACCCCCGTTACCGCGACCTCAACGGCAACGGCGGGGACTGCACCAATTTTGTGTCCCAGTGCCTGGGGGACCAGGAAGGAGGCAGGCTCCCCATGGACGGCACCTGGTACTACCGCTACGACCGCAACGGCGGTTCGGGGAGCCGGGCCTGGGTGCAAACCGAGGCCTTTGCCAGCTGGCTCCTGTACAGCGGCCATGCCCGGCGGATAGCCCGGGGTACCTTCCCGGAATTGAACCAGCCTGGCGTCAAATTTCCCCGGGGAGCCGTACGGGAACTGCAAAAAGGGGATGTGATCGGCTATGAGGAAAAGGGGCGCATCGAGCATTTTGCCATTGTGGTCGGGACGGACTCCCGGGGTTACCCGGTGGTGGACGCCCATACGGTGGACCGCTACCACTGCCCCTGGGATATGGGGTGGGACAAGAAGACCGTTTTTCACCTCTTCCGGATCAATGACGGCTCCCAACAGCTATCCAGGGCCCGGAAAGAAAAGTTGGGGATAAGTCGCCGGACTTATCCCCCTTAA
- a CDS encoding MgtC/SapB family protein — translation MISLKEMLARLLLAFLVGFLIGLEREIRHKPAGVRTHALVCLGSALFTLISSYGFTSLIGTNPYQPGDPARIAAQIVTGVGFIGGGIIFKDRDHIRGLTTAASIWLTAGLGTGIGAGLYVPTLVAAVLGYITLKLNRLLQMWGLDNSGEE, via the coding sequence TTGATCAGCCTGAAAGAAATGCTTGCCAGGTTGCTGCTGGCTTTTTTAGTGGGATTTCTCATCGGGCTGGAAAGGGAAATACGCCACAAGCCTGCCGGAGTGCGCACCCATGCCCTGGTCTGCCTGGGCTCCGCCCTGTTCACCTTAATCAGCAGCTACGGTTTTACGTCCTTAATTGGAACAAATCCCTACCAGCCGGGGGACCCGGCACGCATAGCCGCGCAAATTGTCACCGGTGTAGGTTTTATTGGCGGCGGCATTATCTTCAAGGACCGGGACCACATCCGCGGCCTCACCACTGCCGCCAGCATCTGGCTTACCGCCGGCCTGGGCACGGGTATAGGTGCCGGCCTTTACGTGCCCACGCTGGTGGCCGCAGTTTTAGGGTACATCACCCTGAAACTAAACCGCCTTCTCCAGATGTGGGGCTTGGATAATTCGGGGGAGGAGTGA
- a CDS encoding peroxiredoxin — translation MVTAGPRGIRRGQPAPLFESEAYWRGRRVDIRLADYQGRYVVLFFYASDFTFVUPTELAAVAARYDRFAQVGAEVLAISTDSVYAHKVFAEVSPSARKVQYPLLSDRNQEISRVYGVLDEETGAAYRATFIINPQGRIEYYCVYPREVGRNVDEIIRVIQAIQYAAATGEGVPAQWHPGQPGIRRDFERAGTI, via the coding sequence ATGGTGACGGCAGGCCCGCGGGGTATCAGGCGGGGCCAGCCGGCTCCCTTGTTTGAATCGGAAGCTTACTGGCGGGGGAGGAGGGTCGATATTCGCCTGGCCGACTACCAGGGTCGTTACGTGGTACTTTTCTTTTACGCCAGCGATTTTACTTTTGTTTGACCTACGGAGTTGGCAGCAGTTGCTGCCCGTTACGACCGGTTTGCCCAGGTGGGTGCCGAGGTGCTGGCCATCAGCACAGACAGCGTTTACGCCCATAAGGTGTTTGCCGAGGTGTCTCCCTCGGCCCGCAAGGTCCAGTATCCACTGCTTTCCGACCGCAACCAGGAAATATCCCGTGTCTATGGCGTGCTCGATGAGGAGACCGGTGCAGCTTACCGGGCCACTTTCATCATCAACCCCCAGGGCCGTATTGAGTATTACTGCGTCTACCCCCGGGAAGTGGGGCGGAACGTGGACGAAATTATCCGCGTGATCCAGGCTATCCAGTACGCTGCCGCTACGGGCGAAGGTGTACCCGCTCAGTGGCATCCGGGTCAGCCTGGTATCAGGCGGGACTTTGAAAGGGCCGGGACGATTTAG
- a CDS encoding BON domain-containing protein, whose translation MPAERDEILTQKVQAVLDSDVRTREYGLKADVVDGRARITGIVDTLAEREQVSRIVSAIEGIRAVENGVAVSTDGAITDDDVAFEVGEELDAAGVNRRHVGVKSVKGVVFLQGRVDNAGEIERAKAAAARARGVKEVISQLKLRPPGGYDDESLEAIFHHQVNNDGEDEGEARIF comes from the coding sequence TTGCCGGCAGAACGGGACGAGATTTTAACACAAAAGGTGCAGGCCGTCCTGGACAGCGACGTGCGTACCAGGGAATACGGATTGAAGGCCGATGTAGTGGACGGCAGAGCCCGCATTACCGGCATCGTGGATACCCTGGCTGAGAGGGAACAGGTGAGCCGGATTGTTTCGGCTATCGAAGGCATCCGGGCGGTGGAAAACGGCGTGGCCGTAAGTACCGATGGGGCCATCACCGACGATGATGTGGCCTTTGAAGTGGGTGAGGAACTGGATGCGGCGGGTGTCAACCGCCGTCATGTGGGGGTAAAGAGCGTTAAGGGAGTGGTTTTCCTCCAGGGGCGGGTAGACAACGCCGGGGAAATTGAAAGGGCTAAAGCCGCGGCCGCCAGGGCCCGGGGGGTAAAGGAAGTGATCAGCCAGCTTAAACTGCGCCCCCCGGGTGGTTACGATGATGAAAGCCTGGAGGCCATCTTCCACCACCAGGTGAACAATGACGGGGAAGACGAGGGGGAAGCCCGTATATTTTAA
- the hisG gene encoding ATP phosphoribosyltransferase, giving the protein MKLRLGLPKGSLQEATFQLFKRAGFNMAVKSRSYFPSVDDPELEIVLMRAQEIPRYVHEGVLDAGISGLDWIMENEADVVEVAELVYSKQTTNPIRLVLAVANDSDIRTVADLQNKRIATELVRVTKKFLASHGVEAYVEYSYGATEVKVPHLVDAIADLTETGSSLKANNLRVIATILESTPRLHANKKAWEDPWKREKLENLAVLLQGALRADAKVGLKMNVPREKLDDVLALLPAMKHPTISQLVNCDWCAVEVIMDEKKVRDLIPALKRTGAHDIIEYPLTKVIP; this is encoded by the coding sequence TTGAAGTTGCGGTTGGGCCTGCCAAAGGGGAGCCTGCAGGAAGCCACTTTTCAGTTATTCAAACGGGCCGGTTTTAATATGGCGGTCAAGAGCCGCTCCTACTTTCCCAGCGTTGACGATCCGGAGCTGGAAATAGTGCTGATGCGTGCCCAGGAGATCCCCCGGTATGTGCATGAGGGTGTGCTGGATGCGGGCATCAGCGGCCTGGACTGGATCATGGAAAATGAGGCCGACGTGGTGGAGGTGGCCGAGCTTGTTTATTCGAAACAAACCACCAACCCCATCCGTCTGGTGCTAGCTGTGGCCAATGATAGCGATATCCGGACGGTGGCCGATTTGCAAAACAAGCGCATTGCCACCGAGCTGGTCCGGGTGACCAAAAAGTTTCTTGCCAGCCACGGCGTAGAGGCTTACGTGGAATATTCCTACGGTGCCACCGAGGTCAAGGTGCCTCACCTGGTGGATGCCATTGCCGATCTTACGGAAACCGGTAGTTCGCTGAAGGCCAATAATTTAAGGGTGATTGCCACCATATTGGAATCAACCCCCCGCCTCCATGCCAACAAGAAAGCCTGGGAGGATCCCTGGAAGCGGGAGAAGCTGGAAAACCTGGCCGTGTTGCTGCAGGGGGCGCTCCGGGCCGACGCCAAGGTGGGCCTGAAGATGAACGTGCCCAGGGAGAAGCTGGATGATGTGCTGGCGTTGTTGCCGGCCATGAAACACCCCACCATTTCCCAGCTGGTAAATTGCGACTGGTGTGCGGTGGAGGTAATTATGGATGAGAAAAAAGTGCGGGATTTGATCCCGGCCTTGAAAAGAACAGGTGCACATGACATCATTGAGTACCCGTTGACCAAGGTGATTCCCTGA
- a CDS encoding DUF1284 domain-containing protein yields the protein MIRLRGHHLICLHFYRSEGYSREFVENLEDVVRRATEGEEIEVVEGADDICRACPTLQGEKCVARPGVDAEIREMDAEAAAHLGVEVGSKVLWHEIRAKVMAMSKEWLTAFYGGCDWGEVCAEKKIVLGLV from the coding sequence ATGATCAGATTGAGGGGTCACCACTTGATTTGCCTTCACTTCTACCGGAGCGAGGGATACAGTCGGGAATTTGTCGAAAACCTGGAAGACGTAGTGCGCAGGGCTACGGAGGGCGAGGAAATAGAGGTAGTTGAAGGCGCGGACGACATCTGCCGGGCTTGCCCGACGCTCCAGGGAGAAAAGTGCGTCGCCAGGCCCGGGGTGGACGCAGAAATCAGAGAAATGGATGCGGAAGCGGCCGCGCACCTTGGTGTCGAAGTTGGGTCAAAGGTGCTCTGGCATGAAATAAGGGCCAAAGTGATGGCGATGTCCAAAGAGTGGCTGACGGCTTTCTACGGGGGGTGCGATTGGGGAGAAGTCTGCGCCGAGAAAAAGATAGTGTTGGGGCTGGTTTGA
- the ade gene encoding adenine deaminase has translation MAYQPNRRPLWEVTADLALAAQGKIPADVVIKNGRVVNVHTAEIQPGLDVAVKHGRVVLVGRAGHTIGKDTLVIDAGGCYLVPGFLDGHIHVESSMVTVTQFARAVIPCGTTTIFMDPHEIANVLGMEGIRLMMEEGERLPLKVFTTMPSCVPAAPGFEDAGASIGPAEVREAMTWPGIIGLGEMMNFPGVLAGDPLVHGEIQATLKANKVVTGHYSIPETEVGLPGYIAAGICSCHESTRMEDALARMRLGMYAKMREGSAWQDVKATIKSITETRVDSRYAILVSDDTHPETLLTLGHLNHVVRRAIQEGVDPVRAIQMATINPAQCFGVTRDLGSIAPGRCADILFIPDLADMKVERVMVDGMMVAEKGRMLFDLAPFDYPEKARHSVHLRKPLAAGDFTIAAHHGKKALVRVMEVIEARVGTLHRQVEMPVENGEIRSSVELDVAKVACIERHGGPGNMGLGLVRGFHLKGGAVASTVAHDSHNLLVVGMDDADMALAANTLAECGGGMAAVLNGRVLALLPLPIAGLMSDRPVEGVREMVAALERAWRELGCPLVSPFMTMALLSLPVIPELRVTNRGLVDTVNFRFVDLVIEETV, from the coding sequence ATGGCATATCAACCCAACCGGCGTCCCCTGTGGGAAGTTACCGCCGATCTGGCCCTGGCCGCCCAGGGGAAAATACCGGCCGATGTGGTAATCAAAAACGGCCGGGTGGTGAACGTGCATACCGCCGAAATCCAGCCCGGCCTGGATGTGGCTGTTAAACACGGCCGGGTGGTGCTGGTAGGCCGGGCCGGCCATACCATCGGCAAGGATACCCTGGTGATCGATGCCGGGGGCTGTTACCTGGTGCCGGGCTTTCTGGACGGGCATATTCACGTGGAAAGCAGCATGGTTACCGTCACCCAGTTTGCCCGGGCGGTAATCCCCTGCGGCACCACCACCATTTTCATGGATCCCCATGAAATCGCCAATGTCCTGGGCATGGAGGGCATCCGCCTGATGATGGAAGAAGGGGAAAGGCTGCCTTTAAAGGTTTTTACCACCATGCCCTCCTGCGTCCCCGCCGCCCCCGGCTTTGAGGATGCCGGGGCAAGCATCGGGCCGGCGGAAGTTCGTGAAGCCATGACCTGGCCGGGGATCATCGGCCTGGGCGAAATGATGAACTTCCCCGGCGTGCTGGCGGGAGATCCCCTGGTGCACGGGGAAATACAGGCCACCCTGAAAGCAAATAAGGTGGTCACGGGACACTATTCTATCCCTGAAACGGAAGTGGGCCTGCCGGGTTACATTGCCGCAGGCATATGCTCCTGCCACGAATCCACGCGCATGGAAGACGCCCTGGCCCGCATGCGCCTGGGCATGTATGCCAAGATGCGGGAGGGTTCGGCCTGGCAGGATGTTAAGGCTACGATAAAGAGCATCACCGAAACCCGGGTAGACTCCCGCTACGCCATCCTGGTTTCCGACGACACCCACCCGGAAACCCTGCTAACCCTGGGCCACCTGAACCACGTGGTGCGCCGGGCCATCCAGGAAGGGGTCGACCCGGTGCGGGCCATCCAGATGGCCACCATCAATCCCGCCCAGTGCTTCGGGGTAACCCGGGATTTGGGCAGCATCGCCCCCGGGCGCTGTGCCGATATTTTGTTTATCCCCGATCTTGCGGACATGAAGGTGGAACGGGTCATGGTGGACGGCATGATGGTGGCCGAAAAAGGGCGGATGTTATTTGACCTGGCGCCCTTCGATTACCCTGAAAAGGCCCGTCACTCGGTGCACCTGCGCAAGCCCCTTGCCGCCGGCGATTTCACCATTGCCGCCCACCACGGGAAGAAAGCCCTGGTGCGGGTAATGGAAGTAATCGAAGCCAGGGTGGGCACCTTGCACCGGCAGGTGGAAATGCCTGTGGAAAACGGGGAAATCAGGTCTTCCGTGGAACTGGATGTGGCCAAGGTGGCCTGCATTGAACGGCACGGCGGGCCGGGAAACATGGGCCTGGGCCTGGTCAGGGGCTTTCATCTTAAAGGAGGCGCGGTGGCCTCCACCGTGGCCCACGACAGCCATAACCTGCTGGTGGTGGGCATGGACGACGCCGACATGGCCCTGGCCGCCAACACCCTGGCCGAATGCGGTGGCGGCATGGCGGCCGTGCTGAACGGCCGGGTGCTGGCCCTCTTGCCCCTGCCCATAGCCGGGTTGATGTCCGACCGGCCGGTGGAAGGGGTGCGGGAAATGGTGGCTGCCCTGGAACGGGCCTGGAGGGAGCTGGGCTGCCCCCTGGTCTCCCCCTTCATGACCATGGCCCTTTTATCCCTGCCGGTAATACCGGAGCTGCGGGTGACCAACCGGGGCCTGGTGGATACGGTGAACTTCCGTTTTGTGGATCTGGTGATTGAGGAAACGGTGTGA
- a CDS encoding SPL family radical SAM protein, whose translation MSKAAINPTYCKTALSRTGIPGYRYCLNPYVGCSHGCRYCYADTVLRFSGRSGKWGEFVAAKVNFPEVLREELRRKRNLSGRIIFGTVTDAYQPAEEKFGLTRSSLEIFAEEWPNAEIDLLTKSDIVVRDVDVLKKLKNCSIGFTVTTSDDRVAAVLELRAATPSARLLAAKRLTGEGLHVWAFIAPVLPGVSDAPGVLEELISGLKEAGVKEVYLDSLNPYPASVYRLKVAYQTMLPWALKHLEQYLCDPRGYLKALSEELAALSQKYGYDLRVD comes from the coding sequence ATGTCCAAAGCGGCGATAAACCCAACCTACTGCAAAACGGCCCTCAGCAGGACCGGCATTCCGGGCTACCGCTACTGCCTGAACCCTTATGTCGGCTGCTCCCACGGGTGCCGTTACTGCTATGCGGACACAGTGCTCCGTTTTTCCGGCCGCTCCGGGAAATGGGGCGAATTCGTGGCCGCTAAAGTCAACTTCCCGGAGGTTTTGAGGGAAGAATTGCGGCGGAAAAGGAACCTTTCAGGCAGGATTATCTTTGGTACCGTTACAGACGCCTACCAGCCTGCGGAAGAAAAGTTCGGTCTTACCAGGAGTTCCCTGGAGATCTTTGCGGAGGAGTGGCCAAACGCGGAGATTGACCTGCTTACGAAATCTGACATTGTAGTACGAGATGTGGATGTGCTCAAGAAGCTGAAAAATTGTTCCATCGGTTTTACTGTGACCACTTCTGATGACAGGGTAGCCGCTGTGTTAGAGCTCAGGGCCGCCACGCCGTCGGCGCGCCTCCTGGCCGCGAAAAGGCTTACTGGCGAAGGTTTACACGTATGGGCCTTTATTGCGCCTGTTCTTCCGGGAGTGAGCGACGCTCCCGGGGTGCTGGAGGAGCTTATATCTGGCCTGAAAGAAGCCGGGGTTAAGGAAGTCTACCTCGATTCGCTGAACCCTTATCCTGCTTCCGTGTATCGTCTAAAAGTTGCTTACCAGACAATGCTTCCCTGGGCACTGAAGCACCTGGAACAGTACCTTTGTGATCCCCGCGGGTACTTAAAAGCACTCTCGGAAGAATTGGCTGCCCTTTCGCAGAAATACGGCTACGACTTAAGGGTTGATTAA
- a CDS encoding transposase: MATIVSEVGDLNNYRNARQLIKLAGLNLVENSSGTHKGRTRISKRGRAKLRCALFRVALVLVARTQEFSILHHYYTTRPNNPLKGKQSLVAICCRLLRIIFALARKGMAYNRDLVLPESHPALVHAGPVRPVAKVAA; encoded by the coding sequence GTGGCTACCATAGTTTCTGAAGTGGGCGACCTGAACAACTACCGCAATGCCAGGCAGTTAATAAAGCTGGCCGGCTTGAACCTGGTGGAAAACAGTTCAGGCACCCACAAGGGAAGGACCCGCATCAGCAAGCGGGGCAGAGCAAAGCTGCGCTGCGCGCTCTTCCGGGTAGCCCTGGTTTTGGTGGCCAGAACGCAGGAATTTTCGATACTCCACCACTATTACACCACCAGGCCCAACAACCCACTGAAAGGAAAGCAGTCCCTGGTGGCCATTTGCTGCAGGCTTTTGCGCATCATCTTTGCCCTGGCACGCAAGGGAATGGCGTATAACCGGGATTTGGTTTTGCCTGAAAGCCATCCGGCCTTAGTACATGCCGGACCGGTTAGACCAGTGGCAAAAGTAGCCGCTTAG
- a CDS encoding IS110 family transposase, producing the protein MYNPLSQKLAMITPETLIVGVDVAKQTHYAQMTNFRGEGLHKPFPFQNTISGIGDLVQQIKTVQFKHGLSKVLVAMEPTGHYWLPLACVLKTQGITVVLVNPHHVKKAKELDDNSPTKRDDKDAGVIARLARDGRFYIPHIPAGVIADIRNLVNFRERLNKELQQSEARINTILDLYFPEFQDVFKSVEGKAAMAALDNFPFPADLTEKPVDEVAAVLSQATHNRVGLKHAELLKDKARTSVGVRDGLEGARMELRYQLRRVKEILKECELVEAPPGRTVEGNPLCRVPAHHPGNEHTASGYHSF; encoded by the coding sequence ATGTACAATCCCCTTTCCCAGAAGCTTGCCATGATCACACCTGAAACCTTAATTGTGGGTGTAGACGTGGCCAAACAAACCCACTACGCCCAAATGACCAATTTCCGGGGGGAGGGACTGCACAAGCCGTTCCCATTCCAGAATACCATATCCGGCATTGGTGATCTAGTCCAGCAAATCAAGACGGTCCAGTTTAAACACGGCCTGTCTAAAGTTTTGGTGGCCATGGAGCCTACCGGCCATTACTGGCTCCCCTTAGCCTGTGTCTTAAAAACGCAAGGGATTACGGTGGTCCTGGTCAACCCGCACCATGTCAAAAAGGCCAAGGAATTGGACGACAATTCACCAACCAAACGGGACGACAAGGATGCCGGGGTAATTGCCCGCCTGGCCAGGGATGGTCGTTTCTACATCCCGCACATTCCAGCCGGCGTAATAGCGGATATCCGCAATCTCGTCAACTTCCGGGAACGGTTAAACAAAGAACTTCAACAAAGCGAAGCGCGAATCAACACCATTCTGGACCTATATTTTCCGGAGTTTCAAGACGTTTTCAAGTCTGTTGAAGGAAAGGCCGCCATGGCTGCCCTGGATAATTTCCCTTTCCCGGCTGACCTCACTGAAAAGCCGGTAGATGAAGTGGCTGCCGTTTTAAGCCAGGCCACTCATAACCGGGTCGGGCTCAAGCATGCTGAGCTCCTAAAGGATAAAGCCAGGACCTCGGTGGGTGTAAGAGATGGCCTTGAAGGCGCCAGGATGGAGCTCCGCTACCAGCTACGCCGGGTCAAGGAAATCCTCAAGGAATGCGAGCTGGTTGAGGCTCCGCCTGGCAGAACTGTTGAGGGAAATCCCTTATGCCGGGTACCTGCTCACCATCCCGGGAATGAGCATACTGCAAGTGGCTACCATAGTTTCTGA